In Candidatus Palauibacter australiensis, the DNA window CGCGGCGCAGGATGACTTCATCTTCAAACTGGCCTCCGACATCCACGTCGATCAGGCCACGGAAATCGTCCGCATGGAGCTCATGCTCGAGGCGCTCGCCGCGCCGGAGCCGGGCGGCTGATTCATGCAGTTCACTCCAATCGAAGGATCCGACATGTCCGCTGTGACGAAGGAACGCGACGACACCCGATTCACCCCGCGCCTCGCGACGCTGCTCGCCGGCGCGATCGTCCTCGGGGGGCTGACCGCCTGCTCCTCCTACCGGTCGACGTCGGCCGGCATGGCGGCCGCACCCGCCGCCCCGGCCGCTGCGCCCACGGGGCTTCAGGTCAATCCGCCGACGCCGGACCCGCGTGTCGGGCTCGCGCCGGGCATGTTCGATGCGGGTGAGGCGATCTGGAACCTCAACCTCGTCTCCGCCACGCCGCCGCCGGACCCGTTCGTGGGCGCGACGAACTCCGACCTCGCCTTCTCCGGTCGCTACGCGATCCAGGGGAACTACGACGGCATCCAGATCTGGGACATCTCCGATCCCGCCAATCCGCAGACGGTCGTGACCTACGTCTGCCCCGCCTCGCAGAGCGATGTCTCGGTGTACGAGAACCTGCTCTTCGTCTCGGGTGAGGGGTTCGGTGGGCGACTGGACTGCGGTGACCAGGGCGTCGAGGAAGCCGTGAGCCACGACCGGCTGCGCGGCATCCGCATCTTCGACATCTCCGACATTACGGCGCCGGAATACGTCGCGAACGTCCAGACCTGCCGCGGCTCGCACACGCACACGCTGCTCGAGCATCCCGGAGATAACGAGAACGTCTACGTCTACGTGTCCGGCTCCGCCCCGGTGCGTCCGGCGGAGGAACTCGCCGGCTGTTCCGGCGCGCCCCCGGCCGACGACCCGAACACCGCCCTCTTCCGCATCGAAGTCATCCGCGTGCCGCTGGCGGATCCGGCGAGCGCGGAGATCGTGAGTTCGCCGCGCATCTTCGAGGACCTGATCGCGCCTCCACGACACGGTCCGGCCCCCGACGACATCGCGGCGCTCGAGGCGGCCCGGGAGCGCGGCGCCTTCATCATCGAGGTGATGGGGGAGGAGATGGTGCTGCCTGAACCGGCCGCCCAGGGAATGCTCGGGCAGATCGTGGCCCAGCGTGGAGGCGAGGGCCCGCCCACCGCGGCCGACAGTGCGGCGCTGCGGGAGGCGCTGCCCATGATCGTCGCGCAGATGATGGGGCAGCAGGGAGAAGGGGACGGCCCTGAACCCGGCCCCACGCAGTGCCACGACATCACGGTGTATCCGGCCATCGGTCTGGCCGGCGGGGCGTGCGAGGGGTACGGCATGCTCCTCGACATCAGCGACCCGGAGAACCCGAGACGGCTCTCCGCCGTGTCGGACTCCAACTTCTCCTACTGGCACTCCGCCACGTTCAACAACGACGGGACCGCCATCCTGTTCACGGACGAGTGGGGCGGCGGCGGCCAGCCGAAGTGCCGGGCCTCCGACCCGATGGAGTGGGGCGCGAACGCGATCTTCACCATCGAAGGCACGGAGATGGAGTTCCAGAGCTACTTCAAGCTCCCCGCTCCGCAGACGCCCGAGGAGAACTGCGTGGCCCACAACGGATCGCTGATCCCGATCCCGGGACGCGACATCATGATCCAGGGCTGGTACCAGGGCGGGATCTCGCTCATCGACTGGACCGATCCGACCAACCCGGTCGAGATCGCCTACTTCGACCGGGGCCCGATCGACGGCAACGTGATGGAGATGGGCGGCAGCTGGTCCGTCTATTGGTACAACGGCGTCATCGTCAACTCCGAGATCAAGCGAGGGCTCGACATCCTCGAGCTGGCGCCGAGCGAGGCGCTCACGCAGAACGAGATCGACGCCGGGAACTCCGTGCAGTTGACGCACCTGAACTCCCAGGGTCAGCCGATCTTCGAGTGGCCCGCGACGTTCGCGCTGGCCAGGGCCTACCTGGACCAGTTGGAGCGGCACGGGGGTCTCGCCGCCGCGAGGATCGACCGTCTCCGGAGCGGACTGGCCGAGGCCGAGGAGATGACGGGATCGGCCCGCGCCGACGCGCTCCGGTCGCTGGCCGACGCCCTATCCCGTGGCGCCGCCCGGGCAGGAGACGCCGGGAAGGTCCGCATGCTGGCCGATGCCGTCCGGTCCCTCGCGGGAGCGGGGATGTAGGGACTCCGGGGTCGTCCGCAGCCCGTCCCGGGGATGCCCACGCTGATCGAAGCCCCGGCCGTCATTGAGGCGGCCGGGAACCAATCCAAGCGGATCGAGGAGTACGCCGGCCGCGTCCGGACGGGACACGACCGCGTCAGCGCGGCGCGCATGGTCGCGCCGGCCGGCTGGGTCGAACCCGGTCAGCGCCCCGAGTTCGAGGAGATCACCGTCGTGCTGAGGGGATCACTGCGCGTAGAGCACGAGGACGGCGTCATCGACGTGAATGCCGGCCAGGCCGTCGTCACCCACCCCGGCGAATGGGTCCGCTACAGCACACCGGGCCCCGAGGGAGCCGAGTACATCGCCGTCTGCCTCCCCGCCTTCTCCCCCGACACCGTCCACCGCGACCCTTAGACTGAGAGCCGGCGTTTTCTATTCCGGATCGGCGATGCCGGACAACTCGACGGGCGGTCGGTCGGGGAAGCTCGCGACCAGCGCGAGCGTGCCTCCCATGGCCTCGACGGTTCTGCGCAGAGTCGAGAGGAGGAGGTCGCTACGCTGTTCCATGCGCGATATGCCTTCCTGGCCGATACCGAGTTCGCGCGCCAAACTGACCTGAGTGAGCCGCCGGGCCTCGCGCAGCTCGCGCAGCGTCATCTCCTCCGCGATGAGTTCAGCGGCGCGCGCCTCCACCCGTTGCCGCCGCTGCGTATCGAGTCCCTCGATGACGTCGTTCACGTTCAATGCCATCATGATCCTCCTTCCATCGCGAGCCGCGCCAAGTGCCGCTCGAAGCGCTGATCCGCCTTGCGGATGAGCGCCCGGTAAAACGCCTTGGAACTGCCGCCCGCCTTGTCGGCGGCAACGAGTAGGACCGCCGTGCGCTTGGGATCGAAGGCGAACGCGACCCGCCACTGCCCGTCAGCCGCGCTGAATCTCAACTCCTTCATATTCGCGTAGCGTGACCCGTTGAGCGTGTCCACCCGTGGCCGTCCCAAGTGCGGGCCGAAGTGTTGCAATAGGCGGGACACGGCCAGGATTGCGTCCTGCACCTCCACCTGCAGCGCTCGGAACTCCGGCGCGAATTCATCGGCGATTTCGACCGTCCAGTCCACCAAGCAACATGTCATCCACGACATATGTACCGCAAGTCATGGCACGCGGCTCACGTTCCAAGCCCCTCCCAGCGGACATTGGGTACGGACTCGAATCGTTTCGCCATCACCTCGAGGGCCTCGGGGTTGTCGTCCACGAGGATGAAATCTCGGCCCAGTTCGTGGGCGGCCATGCCGGTTGTGCCGCTGCCGGCGAAGAAGTCGAGCACGAGGTCGCCGGGGTTCGAGGAGGCCGTGATGATGCGGCGGAGGATGCCGAGCGGTTTCTGGGTCGGGTAGCCTGTCCGTTCGGCGCCGCTCGTGGGGACGATCGTGTGCCACCAGGTGTCGGTGGGCAGCTTGCCGCGCGCGGCCTTCTCGGGTCCCACCAGCCCCGGCGCCATGTACGGGATGCGCTCGATCTCGTCCACGTTGAAGACGTAGTTCGACAGATCCTTCACGTAGAACAGGATGTTGTCGTGCTTCGCCGGCCACCGCGTCTTCGGTCGCGCCCCGTAGTCGTACGCCCAGATGATCTCGTTCAGGAGATTCTCCGGGCCGAACAGGTCGTCCAGGAAGAGGCGGCAGTGGTGCACTTCCCGGTAGTCGACGTGGAGGTAGAACGACCCGTGCGGAGCGAGAACGCGGTACGCCTCAACGAGCCGGGGCCCGAGGAACGCGAGGTAGTCGTCGAACTGGTCCGCGAAATGCCGACTGCCGACGACGGTCGTCTCGTAGCGCTCGCCCTGGAAGCCCGTCCGGTCGCCTTCTCCGCCCGGTGCCGGGCGTCGGGTGCGGATCCGCGTGCGCCGCTGCGTGCGGCCGGTGTTGAAGGGTGGGTCGACGTAGATGAGATCCGCCTGTCCATCAGGCAGCCCCCGGAGCACGTCGAGGTTGTCCGCAAGGATAATCCTGGGCATCGCATCTCCCGTCGCGGTGAAGCCCATTCGCGGCGGCGAGGGTCAGGGCTCCCGAAGCTAGTGTAGTGTCGCAGAATTCTGCGAGTCACCGAGAGTGCCGTGACACCGTCCCAACGCGGCGAACGAAGTGACGCCCATTGCCGGCTCGCCGTCTGGATACCACGATCAACCCCCGTTGGATCGTTCGCTCGAATTGCGGCCTGACCGCCCCTGGGCCGCGTCGCTGACAACGTTGGATACGCGCCTCGACACGGCGCCGCACCGGAGACGCCAATGGAATACGATCCCACCCTCCCCTGGTACCGACGCCTCCACTGGCAGGTGCTGTCGGCCATGATTCTGGGCCTCGCCACGGGCTGGGCCTTCGGGCTGCCCGCGGCGAACGCGATCGGCTGGATCGGCGAGCTGTTCATGAAACTGCTCCGGATGATCATCGTGCCGCTCGTGCTCACGTCGATCGTGTCCGGGGTCGCCTCCGTGGGTGGGGGGAGGGCGATCGGCCGCCTGTTCAGCAAGACGATGGGCTACTACGTGCTGTCGAGCATGCTGGCAGCGCTGACCGGCCTGCTGATGGTGAACCTCATCCGACCGGGCCAGAACGCGGACATGGGCGCCGCGGCCCAACAGGAAGTGCCCGAACTCAGCACGCCGGACTCTGCGGTCGATCTCATCCTCGACATCGTGCCGAACAACTTCTTCGCCGCCGCCTCCGCGGGCGACATGCTGGCGATCATCTTCTTCTGCATCGTGTTCGGCGCGGCCATCACGGGACTGCCGGAGAAGCCCCGCGTGGTCGTCACGGACATCTTCAACGCCTTCTTCCAGGCCATGATGGCGCTCACGTCGGGGATCATAAAGTTCCTCCCCATCGGGGTCTTCGCGCTCATCACCCGGATGGTGGGGGAGACCGGCTTCGACCGCTTCGCCGCGCTCGCGAAGTACTTCGCGACGATCGGATCGGGGCTCACGATCCACCTCTTCATCACAATGCCGCTCCTGCTCATCGTGCTGGGCCGCATCAAGCCACTGGTCCACTTCGCGAACCTGCGCGAGCCGCTCCTGACGGCGTTCTCGACGAGCTCGTCGGGCGCCACCCTCCCGGTCACGATCAAGACGCTGCGCGAGAAGGTCGGCGTCTCGAACAAGGTCTCGTCGTTCGTGCTCCCGATGGGCGCGACGGTGAACATGGACGGCACGGCGATCTTCGAGTGCGCCGGCGCGCTCTTCATCGCGCAGGTGCTCGGGGTCGATCTCACAATCGGGCAGCAGGCGATCGTCGTCGTCACGGCGCTCCTCGCCTCGATCGGCGCGGCCGCGGTGCCGTCGGCCGGCGTGGTCGTGATCTTCATCGTCCTCAACGCGATCGGCCTCGGCGACAACCCGGAGGCGATCACGATCGTGGGTGCGATGCTCGCCATCGACCGGCCGCTCGACATGTACCGCACCGCGGTCAACGTGTTCAGCGACTCGTGCGGCGCCGCGATCATCGCCCGTTCCGAAGGGGAGGAGGGCGTAGACACCGAAGTCCGCCACTGACGGCGGTGCGGGCCTGACGCGGGGGCCGGGAGAACGCCGGCCCCCGCGTGATCACCTTGGTTTCGGCCCGCTCGGAACGGTGGCCTGCGTCCCGCGCTTCGTCTGGATGTCGATCGCGCCGCCCCGGGCGCGCGGCCCGTACAGCAGGATCGCGACGCGCCCCTTCACGACCTCCACGTGATCGATGTCCAGGGCCTCGACGTCGGAGAGGGGGAAGTCCTCCGGTTGCTCGACCCCGTCGATCACGACCAGCGGCGGGATCGAGCGACAATCCGTGCTGATCGACGTCGGTTCGGCCGCGGGCGATTCTTCCGAAAGCTGTTCCACCGAAGTCTGTTCGGCGGGGACGGACAGCCGGGAGGGCTCTTCGACCCCGAAGTCCGGCGCGAATGGCGACTCCGCGCGGTCGCACCCGACGCTCGCCAGAACGCTCGCCATCATCAGGGCGGTAGCCGCCGGGTTCCCGCGTTCGAATCTGCTCTGACCGAAGAGCATGAGCGCTTCCTCCTGTGCGCCGTTCTTCCGAAGTCCCACGTGCTAAACGTCCGGTCTCCCCGCTCTGCGACAGTTCGACGGGCTCCGCAGGCCGCGATTCGGCTTGCGCGCCGCCGATCCGGGATCGAACGTGACCACCTGCAAGGAGGTTCGGCGAATGCCCGATCGCAGGGAGTTTCTGAGTCTGGCCGGCATCGGCGGCGGCGGTGCGCTGCTCGGGGCCTGCGCCGGCGGCGAAGCGGGGTTCGCGTCCGCCCGTGCCGGGAGCGAGGGGTTGGACGCGACGGCTCGCGCGTTGCTGGACGAGTTGCGCGAGATTCCCATCGACGACACGCACTGCCACCCGATCACCTTCGACGACGCGCAGACGGATCCCGACGCGTTCATCGAGCGGCTGGCGCTCTCCGCCTTCCCGATGGACCGCTACTTCCCGGCCGGCGTCTATGGGCGCTGGCAGGCCGGCGATGCCTCGGAACGCGCCACCCTCGACGCCGAGTTCGATGTCGCCGCCACGCGGGCCCGCGTCCTCGAGCAGGCCGGCGAAACCGTCTTCCTCCGCTATCTCGTGAAGGAACTCGCCGGTTTCCTCGACTGCGAGGCGACCTTCGAGGCGGTGATCGAGGCCCGGAACGAGAGAGGCCGGGACTACGCGAGCTATCTCGGCGCCCTGTTCGCCGACGCGAACATCGAGAACGCGATGGTCGACACGGGCTACCGGGAGGGGATGGACCAAGCGGGCATCGAGCGTTTCAAGGACGCGATCGCCCCCGCCCGCGGACGCCACATCCTGCGCGTGGACACGATCCTCCGCGGCCTCATGGGCGACGACCTCGATCTCGGGATCGACGAGATCGAGACCGGGATGATGGCCGAGATCGAGGCGGGACTCGACGGCGACGGCAACCTCGGCGCCCCGTCGTACGGGATGAAGTCGTACCTGCTCCCGCGCCTGGGGCTGCTCAAGCCGCACTTCGATCGAGAGGCGGCCCGCCGCTCATGGGACGCGTTCCGGGCGCGGCGCGCGCGTGGCGAGGTCCCGGCGGCGGACACCCGGGATCGCGACGAGTATTGGCAGTTGCAGGGCGAAGCGCTGATTTACCTCCACTCGCTCGCCCTCGAGGCGTGTCTGGAGCGCGACATGCCGATGCAGTTCCACGCCGGCGACGGCGAGGCCCCGCGCGGGATCATGCGGAACCAGGACCCGTTTCTCATGGAGGAGATGGTCCGCTTCGAGCGCGGCGGCGTGATGCGGATGCCGCAGGTCATCCTCATCCACGCGGGCTACCCGCTGATCGGGCAGGCCGCATGGCTCACGCACCTGTACGCGAACTGCCACTTCGAACTGTCGCTCGCCGCGCCGCTCATCCACCACGGCATGCTGCGCATGTTCCTGGAGGTGATGGAGGTCGTCCCCCTCTCCAAGATCCTGTTCGGGAGCGACGCCTATCACCTGCCCGAGTTCTACTGGCTCGCGGCCAAGTGGGGCCGGCGCTTCCTCGCGCAGGCGCTCGGGATCTACGTCGACGCCGGAATCCTGACCCGCGACGAGGCCGTGGCGGCCGCGCGCATGATCCTGCACGAAAACAACCGCCGCCTCTACCACCTCGATGACTGACCTCGGAGGACCCATGAAGATGACCGGCCGTGCGATTCGAAGCGCCCTGAGCGCCCTTGCGGCGCTGATCCTTCTGGCCACCGCGGCGGAAGCCGTGCAGCCGATGCAGATGATCGGGGCTCCGGACCGGGGCCCGGATGAAGGCGGGGGACCGTACGACCGCCTCATCATCCGCGGCGCCACCGTGATCGACGGCACGGGCGCACCCCCCATCGGCCCGATGGACATCGTCATCGAGGGGAACCGCATCGTCGACGTGGTCGGCGTCGGCGTCCCGCAGCGCCCCATCGACGAGGCGCGCCGCCCCGGGCTCACCGTGGAGGGCAACCCCGACGCGGTCGTGCACGAGATCGACGCGACCGGCATGTACGTCCTGCCGGGGTTCGTGGACCTCCACCTCCACACCGGCGGCGTCCCCAAGGCGCCCGAGGCGGAGTACACGTACAAGCTTTGGATGGCGCACGGCATCACGACCGGCCGCGGCGTCGCCTTCGGCCCCCACGACTGGTCGATCCGGGAGAAGGCGCGGAGCGCGGCGAACGAGATCGTGGCGCCCCGCATGTGGGTCTATCCCTTCACGGGAGCGGGCGGAGAGGGATGGAGCGGCCGCCTGATCGACACGCCGGAGGACGCGCGCGCCTGGGCCCGCTACGTGAAGGCGTCGGGCGGCGACGGGCTCAAGCTCAACTCGTTCCGCCCGGAGATCATGGAGGCGCTGCTGGATGAGGCCGCCCAGCTCGGCCTCGGGAGCACGGCCCATCTCGGCCAGATGGGCGTCGCGCAGATGAACGCGCTCGACGCCGCGCGCCTCGGCCTCGGCACCGTCACGCACTTCTACGGGCTGTTCGAGGCGCTGTACAGGGACCACGACGTCCAGCCGTGGCCCCCGGAGATGAACTACAACGACGAGCAGCACCGTTTCGGGCAGGTGCCCATGCAGTGGAACCTCATCCACGAGCCCGGGAGCCCGGAGTGGAACGCCCTCCTCGAGGAGATGCTCGCGCTCGACGTCACCCTCGACCCCACCATGACCGCCTACCAGGCGAGCTGGGACATCGACGACCAGATGTACGCGCCCTGGCACGGGACCTACACCCTGCCGACGCTGTGGGAGTTCTACGAAGCGAACCGCGAGGACCACGGCTCGTACTACTTCGACTGGACGACGTGGGAGGAAGTGGCGTGGCGCGACTTCCTCGAGGTGTGGCACGACTTGCTCAACGACTACAAGAACATGGGCGGCCGCGTCACGGCGAGTTCGGACGCCGGCTACATCTACAACCTCATGGGCTTCTCCACGATCCAGGAGATGGAACTTCTGCAGCACGCCGGGTTCCATCCGCTGGAGGTGATCCGCGCCGCGACCATGCACGCGGCCGAGACGCTGTTCAAGCCAACGGGCCGTCCCATCGAGTTCGGCGTCGTGCGGCGCGGCCTGCTGGCGGACCTCGTGATCGTGGAAGAGAACCCAATCCAGAACCTGAAGGTCCTGTACGGCACCGGGGCGCGGCGCCTGAACGACGAGACGGGCGAAGTGGAGACGGTCGGCGGCATCCTGTACACGATCA includes these proteins:
- a CDS encoding cupin domain-containing protein, whose translation is MPTLIEAPAVIEAAGNQSKRIEEYAGRVRTGHDRVSAARMVAPAGWVEPGQRPEFEEITVVLRGSLRVEHEDGVIDVNAGQAVVTHPGEWVRYSTPGPEGAEYIAVCLPAFSPDTVHRDP
- a CDS encoding helix-turn-helix transcriptional regulator — protein: MALNVNDVIEGLDTQRRQRVEARAAELIAEEMTLRELREARRLTQVSLARELGIGQEGISRMEQRSDLLLSTLRRTVEAMGGTLALVASFPDRPPVELSGIADPE
- a CDS encoding type II toxin-antitoxin system RelE/ParE family toxin encodes the protein MDWTVEIADEFAPEFRALQVEVQDAILAVSRLLQHFGPHLGRPRVDTLNGSRYANMKELRFSAADGQWRVAFAFDPKRTAVLLVAADKAGGSSKAFYRALIRKADQRFERHLARLAMEGGS
- a CDS encoding site-specific DNA-methyltransferase gives rise to the protein MPRIILADNLDVLRGLPDGQADLIYVDPPFNTGRTQRRTRIRTRRPAPGGEGDRTGFQGERYETTVVGSRHFADQFDDYLAFLGPRLVEAYRVLAPHGSFYLHVDYREVHHCRLFLDDLFGPENLLNEIIWAYDYGARPKTRWPAKHDNILFYVKDLSNYVFNVDEIERIPYMAPGLVGPEKAARGKLPTDTWWHTIVPTSGAERTGYPTQKPLGILRRIITASSNPGDLVLDFFAGSGTTGMAAHELGRDFILVDDNPEALEVMAKRFESVPNVRWEGLGT
- a CDS encoding dicarboxylate/amino acid:cation symporter gives rise to the protein MEYDPTLPWYRRLHWQVLSAMILGLATGWAFGLPAANAIGWIGELFMKLLRMIIVPLVLTSIVSGVASVGGGRAIGRLFSKTMGYYVLSSMLAALTGLLMVNLIRPGQNADMGAAAQQEVPELSTPDSAVDLILDIVPNNFFAAASAGDMLAIIFFCIVFGAAITGLPEKPRVVVTDIFNAFFQAMMALTSGIIKFLPIGVFALITRMVGETGFDRFAALAKYFATIGSGLTIHLFITMPLLLIVLGRIKPLVHFANLREPLLTAFSTSSSGATLPVTIKTLREKVGVSNKVSSFVLPMGATVNMDGTAIFECAGALFIAQVLGVDLTIGQQAIVVVTALLASIGAAAVPSAGVVVIFIVLNAIGLGDNPEAITIVGAMLAIDRPLDMYRTAVNVFSDSCGAAIIARSEGEEGVDTEVRH
- a CDS encoding TonB-dependent receptor plug domain-containing protein, encoding MGLRKNGAQEEALMLFGQSRFERGNPAATALMMASVLASVGCDRAESPFAPDFGVEEPSRLSVPAEQTSVEQLSEESPAAEPTSISTDCRSIPPLVVIDGVEQPEDFPLSDVEALDIDHVEVVKGRVAILLYGPRARGGAIDIQTKRGTQATVPSGPKPR
- a CDS encoding amidohydrolase family protein — its product is MPDRREFLSLAGIGGGGALLGACAGGEAGFASARAGSEGLDATARALLDELREIPIDDTHCHPITFDDAQTDPDAFIERLALSAFPMDRYFPAGVYGRWQAGDASERATLDAEFDVAATRARVLEQAGETVFLRYLVKELAGFLDCEATFEAVIEARNERGRDYASYLGALFADANIENAMVDTGYREGMDQAGIERFKDAIAPARGRHILRVDTILRGLMGDDLDLGIDEIETGMMAEIEAGLDGDGNLGAPSYGMKSYLLPRLGLLKPHFDREAARRSWDAFRARRARGEVPAADTRDRDEYWQLQGEALIYLHSLALEACLERDMPMQFHAGDGEAPRGIMRNQDPFLMEEMVRFERGGVMRMPQVILIHAGYPLIGQAAWLTHLYANCHFELSLAAPLIHHGMLRMFLEVMEVVPLSKILFGSDAYHLPEFYWLAAKWGRRFLAQALGIYVDAGILTRDEAVAAARMILHENNRRLYHLDD
- a CDS encoding amidohydrolase, producing MKMTGRAIRSALSALAALILLATAAEAVQPMQMIGAPDRGPDEGGGPYDRLIIRGATVIDGTGAPPIGPMDIVIEGNRIVDVVGVGVPQRPIDEARRPGLTVEGNPDAVVHEIDATGMYVLPGFVDLHLHTGGVPKAPEAEYTYKLWMAHGITTGRGVAFGPHDWSIREKARSAANEIVAPRMWVYPFTGAGGEGWSGRLIDTPEDARAWARYVKASGGDGLKLNSFRPEIMEALLDEAAQLGLGSTAHLGQMGVAQMNALDAARLGLGTVTHFYGLFEALYRDHDVQPWPPEMNYNDEQHRFGQVPMQWNLIHEPGSPEWNALLEEMLALDVTLDPTMTAYQASWDIDDQMYAPWHGTYTLPTLWEFYEANREDHGSYYFDWTTWEEVAWRDFLEVWHDLLNDYKNMGGRVTASSDAGYIYNLMGFSTIQEMELLQHAGFHPLEVIRAATMHAAETLFKPTGRPIEFGVVRRGLLADLVIVEENPIQNLKVLYGTGARRLNDETGEVETVGGILYTIKDGIVYDAKQLLADVAQMVEQQKRAVTTTTDYGDANR